A stretch of Deinococcus aquiradiocola DNA encodes these proteins:
- a CDS encoding TolC family protein, with translation MRSRSSRLLVLTLALALPVAAAQTQPAQPAQTQPAPATQTQPAPATPALPAPAMRVTLQQALQALQQSPGWRSADLQYRSASQSLDAARARAGLSLTASADVSAVKIPTDGDWTSATTLGVQAGVNVLPWSSAQGSVRLAEHALYRAGLDQKDAQNTLALGIVQGYLNARNALAALQAAQAQATLAARQLQITQAQQQTGTRTAENTLTAQAAQENAQAALAQASSALDTALRQLYNTLGQPAPTLPADAVTGLSLPSAPTVPGAPASLDTLLATAARSRADILRAQSSVQDAREGLDAARFDRAVPNVSATVQYGQIASSTASAGSTVSSSLNFKTGQLNATASVPLRSSDLPTGLALGLSGSYGIIDRSADATVTSANLSLASATLGLSSTTSAADLDVRQKYAALQNALLGLNGPRTSLKAASTALVSAQARLQAGLGTALDVQQAELNVVQAQNTLDQAVSSAYLASLNLSVATGEFTPALIQLPDAALPGLNLTLALSTPTPEATPAAPGGQP, from the coding sequence ATGAGAAGCCGTTCCTCCCGTCTGCTGGTCCTCACGCTGGCGCTCGCGCTGCCGGTGGCCGCCGCGCAGACGCAGCCCGCCCAGCCCGCGCAGACGCAACCCGCCCCGGCCACGCAGACGCAACCCGCCCCGGCCACGCCCGCCCTGCCCGCACCCGCCATGCGCGTCACGCTCCAGCAGGCCCTCCAGGCCCTGCAGCAGTCGCCCGGCTGGCGCAGCGCCGACCTGCAGTACAGGTCCGCCAGTCAGAGCCTCGACGCGGCCCGCGCCCGCGCCGGACTGAGCCTCACCGCCAGCGCCGACGTGAGCGCCGTCAAGATCCCTACTGACGGCGACTGGACGAGCGCCACCACGCTCGGCGTGCAGGCGGGCGTCAACGTCCTCCCCTGGAGCAGCGCGCAGGGCAGCGTCCGCCTCGCCGAACACGCCCTGTACCGCGCGGGTCTCGACCAGAAGGACGCGCAGAACACCCTCGCGCTCGGCATCGTGCAGGGCTACCTGAACGCCCGGAATGCCCTCGCCGCGCTGCAGGCCGCGCAGGCCCAGGCGACCCTCGCCGCCCGGCAGCTGCAGATCACGCAGGCACAGCAGCAGACCGGCACCCGCACCGCCGAGAACACCCTGACCGCGCAGGCCGCGCAGGAGAACGCGCAGGCCGCCCTCGCCCAGGCCAGCAGCGCCCTCGACACCGCCCTGCGGCAGCTGTACAACACCCTCGGCCAGCCCGCCCCGACCCTCCCCGCCGACGCCGTGACGGGCCTCAGCCTTCCCAGCGCCCCCACCGTGCCCGGCGCGCCCGCCAGCCTCGACACGCTGCTCGCCACGGCCGCCCGCAGCCGCGCCGACATCCTCAGGGCGCAGAGCAGCGTGCAGGACGCCCGCGAGGGCCTCGACGCGGCCCGCTTCGACCGGGCCGTCCCGAACGTGAGCGCCACCGTGCAGTACGGCCAGATCGCCAGCAGCACCGCCAGCGCGGGCAGCACCGTGAGCAGCAGCCTGAACTTCAAGACCGGGCAGCTGAACGCCACGGCCAGCGTCCCGCTGCGCTCCAGCGACCTCCCGACCGGACTCGCGCTCGGCCTGTCCGGCAGCTACGGCATCATCGACCGCAGCGCGGACGCCACCGTCACCAGCGCGAACCTCTCGCTCGCCAGCGCCACCCTCGGCCTGAGCAGCACCACCAGCGCCGCCGACCTCGACGTGCGCCAGAAGTACGCCGCCCTGCAGAACGCCCTGCTCGGCCTGAACGGCCCCCGCACCTCCCTGAAGGCCGCCAGCACCGCCCTCGTCAGCGCGCAGGCCAGACTGCAGGCCGGACTCGGCACGGCGCTCGACGTGCAGCAGGCAGAGCTGAACGTCGTGCAGGCCCAGAACACCCTCGATCAGGCCGTCAGCAGCGCGTACCTCGCGTCCCTGAACCTCAGCGTCGCCACGGGCGAGTTCACGCCCGCCCTGATCCAGCTGCCGGACGCTGCGCTGCCCGGCCTGAACCTCACGCTCGCCCTGAGCACCCCCACCCCCGAAGCCACCCCTGCCGCCCCCGGAGGCCAGCCATGA
- a CDS encoding TolC family protein, whose amino-acid sequence MNRTRTRTTALILTLALSGAATAQSSYDLSSAVARAIASGPDLTTARANLQKAQANAAAVTADPTSLITTKLSAQQGLATAQLGVQSARLNVMSSVVNAYVGAYETGLRVTLNDAQVKLNTRQLQITQARARAGTATSLDVTKAQNALNSNAQELADARAQQPILEAQLGKILGLSGDLKLAPLPKAPTLNVSLASLQNGLENRLSSVQQATQQVESARQQVDISDNDYTPARTLQDARTALSNAQITLDDARKAAQNSLKDAYRSAQNAAQQVGISQAALNTNQTTLAQTQARLKAGTAAAVDVQSAQVNVQQAQVTLTQAQDTLWKALAALSVAAGQDLTGLVK is encoded by the coding sequence ATGAACCGCACCCGTACCCGCACCACCGCCCTGATCCTGACCCTGGCCCTCAGCGGCGCCGCCACCGCGCAGTCCAGCTACGACCTGAGCAGCGCCGTCGCGCGCGCCATCGCGAGCGGCCCGGACCTCACCACCGCCCGCGCGAACCTGCAGAAGGCGCAGGCGAACGCCGCGGCCGTCACGGCTGACCCCACCAGCCTCATCACCACCAAACTCAGCGCCCAGCAGGGCCTCGCCACCGCGCAGCTCGGCGTGCAGAGCGCCCGCCTGAACGTCATGAGCAGCGTCGTGAACGCCTACGTCGGCGCCTACGAGACCGGCCTGCGCGTCACCCTGAACGACGCGCAGGTGAAGCTCAACACCCGCCAGCTGCAGATCACGCAGGCGCGCGCCCGGGCGGGCACCGCCACCAGCCTCGACGTCACCAAGGCCCAGAACGCCCTGAACAGCAACGCGCAGGAACTCGCGGACGCCCGCGCGCAGCAGCCGATCCTCGAAGCGCAGCTCGGCAAGATCCTCGGCCTGAGCGGCGACCTGAAGCTCGCCCCGCTCCCCAAGGCCCCCACCCTGAACGTCTCGCTCGCCAGCCTGCAGAACGGCCTGGAGAACCGCCTGAGCAGCGTCCAGCAGGCCACGCAGCAGGTCGAGAGCGCCCGGCAGCAGGTCGACATCTCCGACAACGACTACACGCCCGCCCGCACCCTGCAGGACGCCCGCACCGCCCTCTCCAACGCGCAGATCACCCTCGACGACGCCCGCAAGGCCGCGCAGAACAGCCTCAAGGACGCGTACCGCAGCGCCCAGAACGCCGCGCAGCAGGTCGGCATCTCACAGGCGGCCCTGAACACCAACCAGACGACCCTCGCCCAGACGCAGGCGCGCCTGAAGGCCGGGACCGCCGCGGCCGTCGACGTGCAGAGCGCGCAGGTGAACGTCCAGCAGGCGCAGGTCACGCTGACGCAGGCGCAGGACACCCTCTGGAAGGCGCTCGCGGCGCTGTCCGTCGCGGCCGGACAGGACCTGACCGGACTGGTGAAGTGA
- a CDS encoding MarR family winged helix-turn-helix transcriptional regulator, which produces MKDSDSEANRHAGGPPPDDTAAQTGPGGREDMLAEVFELQMSMLWLAQQAMRDLTARHELHPPHIIMLNLLGGRNPGVAVAQGGGLSMSECSRHMDMAPASATTMVDRLASQGLVERHTGEQDRRVVMVRLTERGREVLDSLTRLWQQVQRDAFEVLSDAELTSHLALMRRLQEGYLRRFPEGHRPPGAMPFVTRPTSRESS; this is translated from the coding sequence ATGAAAGATTCAGACTCCGAAGCAAATCGGCACGCCGGTGGTCCACCCCCGGACGACACCGCCGCACAGACCGGACCGGGCGGGCGCGAAGACATGCTCGCCGAGGTCTTCGAACTGCAGATGAGCATGCTGTGGCTCGCGCAGCAGGCCATGCGCGACCTGACTGCACGTCACGAACTGCACCCACCGCACATCATCATGCTGAACCTGCTCGGCGGCCGGAATCCCGGCGTGGCGGTCGCGCAGGGCGGCGGACTCAGCATGAGCGAATGCAGCCGCCACATGGACATGGCGCCCGCCAGCGCCACCACCATGGTGGACCGCCTCGCCTCGCAGGGGCTCGTGGAGCGCCACACCGGCGAGCAGGACCGCCGCGTCGTCATGGTGCGCCTCACCGAGCGGGGCCGCGAGGTGCTCGACAGCCTCACGCGCCTGTGGCAGCAGGTACAGCGCGACGCCTTCGAGGTGCTGTCCGACGCCGAACTCACCTCACACCTCGCGCTGATGCGGCGCCTGCAGGAAGGGTACCTGCGCCGCTTCCCGGAAGGACACCGCCCGCCGGGCGCGATGCCCTTCGTCACCCGCCCCACCTCCAGGGAGTCCTCATGA
- a CDS encoding DUF4258 domain-containing protein, which yields MREHTDLLTLRSQLARAEKQARKAATEQAATPRPTLQKPVQPQREQELEGVTTDDFSLGRAHARLRDLVYDGHYHVCAHAVGHARAEGFLEPDIVGVLVSGRVRAVYPQERRFLVCGFFESGGIRLPLHVVAQMYEDGLDVVTAFIPKHPHHIISRARLAVLLRWDDEQMRARTAQPGSRAGTRGRTRWKRGN from the coding sequence ATGCGTGAACACACCGATTTGCTGACCCTCAGGTCACAGCTGGCCCGTGCCGAGAAACAGGCCCGCAAGGCCGCCACAGAGCAGGCCGCCACCCCCAGACCCACCCTGCAGAAACCCGTCCAGCCGCAGCGCGAACAGGAGCTCGAAGGCGTCACCACCGACGACTTCAGCCTCGGCCGCGCGCACGCCCGCCTGCGCGACCTCGTGTACGACGGGCACTACCACGTCTGCGCGCACGCCGTCGGGCACGCCCGCGCCGAAGGTTTCCTGGAGCCCGACATCGTCGGCGTGCTCGTCAGCGGCCGCGTGCGCGCCGTGTACCCGCAGGAACGCCGCTTCCTGGTGTGCGGCTTCTTCGAGTCGGGCGGCATCCGCCTGCCGCTGCACGTCGTCGCGCAGATGTACGAGGACGGCCTGGACGTCGTCACGGCCTTCATCCCCAAACACCCGCACCACATCATCAGCCGCGCCCGCCTCGCCGTGCTGCTGCGCTGGGACGACGAACAGATGCGCGCCCGCACCGCGCAGCCGGGCAGCCGGGCCGGCACGCGCGGCCGCACCCGCTGGAAGCGCGGCAACTGA
- a CDS encoding efflux RND transporter permease subunit yields the protein MTHDPLTPGTPQEAEPRINPAVNFSVKRYVFSIGIFVAIVLLGLLSLPKLGVDLLPNFEVPILAVSTSYSGATPDQVDRNVSRKIEDAVSTLSGVSDISSTSVSGQSAVVITYQNGTDIDSAANAVSQAVAGIRGTLPTDADAPVVQKFDPNAQPVITLALLGGTERVSTLNTYASDKLKPLLQRVNGVADVTVTGGPDRQVQVQLDPQKLQSYNLTPARVISAIQASALDLPAGNITLNGNQVGFSTRNTPTSIGDVQRIQVDSQAGIRVQDVASVRDGSADATTYARLNGQPAVLIGIRKASGTNSVSVVDNVRAAMKTAQLPEGYQVVAASDGTRQTRSSVNDTYKEFFIGILAVGVVVLLFLGRLNTVFAVVLAIPISISAAPLLYGAMGFTLNIISLLAIIVAIGIVVDDSIVVAENVQRYRDRGYSRVRSVLLGGSEVFSAVTAASFSLLAVLIPLSFMPGILGQFFRQFGLGLAAAITLSWLESLLFLTVRMAYTSDPQPLTWRGLGQRVAAFPATLRWAFTHFYKVWGLIGLALYAGALYAASRQTGPVVFVALLAYPLVLGVVRYVLVVLYGLLEALTGTLHGITDRAVDRVADAYARSVAYLLPRNGLVILVALLFLATIIIPLKGVGFAFTPKSDTGELQVTLTMPPAASLDQTNGLVSRMETYLLAQKDLRLLSTSVNATTATLDITLVPKTQRDPIDTVVERYNAALQPMAARVTGTNLVVGVQQAGPGGSYDVSLALTAPNQTLLQQRNRDVVALFSRDAQVSVVKSSLSETKQERNFVPSSAQLAGTGLTVNDIASALRSYNNGTTAGTLRDGDDSIDIVVRLDPALVAGDQALLSQTVYSQALGANLPLGSLGRFQLQQAPATINRYNKAYTATINLNLKKGAPSPFQYQTTLIKKAETAGYLQGGVTLGNASAFGSAGLTGDLVFYGPLVILLAVLLTYLVLGSQFNSFRYPLYLQLPVPLAIVGGVWALYLFKTNLDVITILGMVILLGLATKNAILYLEFVVERMHTQSIYDALVESARLRFRPILMTTLTVLVISIPLVFGQGEGAEFRRGLGIVILGGVITSTLLTFYVVPAVFYRFERNRSGKRREEDDTRPLPDGMLPTD from the coding sequence GTGACGCACGACCCGCTCACTCCCGGCACCCCCCAGGAGGCCGAGCCGCGCATCAACCCGGCCGTGAACTTCAGCGTCAAACGCTACGTGTTCTCCATCGGCATCTTCGTCGCCATCGTGCTGCTCGGCCTGCTCAGCCTCCCGAAGCTCGGCGTGGATCTCCTCCCGAACTTCGAGGTGCCGATCCTGGCCGTGTCCACCTCGTACTCCGGCGCGACGCCCGACCAGGTGGACCGCAACGTGAGCCGCAAGATCGAGGACGCCGTCAGCACCCTGTCCGGCGTGTCCGACATCAGCAGCACCTCCGTCAGCGGCCAGAGCGCCGTCGTCATCACGTACCAGAACGGCACCGACATCGACTCCGCCGCGAACGCCGTCAGTCAGGCCGTCGCCGGGATTCGCGGCACGCTCCCCACCGACGCCGACGCGCCCGTCGTGCAGAAGTTCGACCCGAACGCGCAGCCCGTCATCACGCTCGCCCTGCTCGGCGGCACCGAACGCGTCAGCACCCTCAACACCTACGCCAGCGACAAGCTCAAACCCCTCCTGCAGCGCGTGAACGGCGTCGCCGACGTCACCGTCACCGGCGGCCCCGACCGGCAGGTGCAGGTGCAGCTCGACCCGCAGAAACTCCAGAGCTACAACCTCACGCCCGCCCGCGTCATCAGCGCCATCCAGGCGTCCGCGCTCGACCTGCCCGCCGGGAACATCACCCTGAACGGCAACCAGGTGGGCTTCAGCACCCGCAACACCCCCACCAGCATCGGCGACGTGCAGCGCATCCAGGTGGACTCGCAGGCCGGCATCCGCGTGCAGGACGTCGCCAGCGTCCGCGACGGCAGCGCCGACGCCACCACCTACGCCCGCCTGAACGGCCAGCCCGCCGTGCTGATCGGCATCCGCAAGGCCAGCGGCACCAACAGCGTCAGCGTCGTCGACAACGTCCGCGCCGCCATGAAGACCGCGCAGCTCCCCGAGGGCTACCAGGTCGTCGCCGCGAGCGACGGCACCCGCCAGACGCGCAGCAGCGTCAACGACACCTACAAGGAATTCTTCATCGGCATCCTCGCCGTCGGCGTGGTCGTCCTGCTGTTCCTGGGCCGCCTGAACACCGTGTTCGCCGTCGTGCTCGCCATCCCCATCTCCATCAGCGCCGCGCCGCTGCTGTACGGCGCGATGGGCTTCACGCTCAACATCATCTCGCTGCTCGCCATCATCGTCGCCATCGGCATCGTGGTCGACGACAGCATCGTCGTCGCCGAGAACGTCCAGCGGTACCGCGACCGCGGGTACAGCCGCGTGCGCAGCGTCCTGCTCGGCGGGTCCGAAGTGTTCAGCGCCGTCACGGCCGCCAGCTTCAGCCTCCTCGCCGTGCTCATCCCGCTGAGCTTCATGCCCGGCATCCTCGGGCAGTTCTTCCGGCAGTTCGGGCTGGGCCTCGCCGCCGCCATCACCCTCTCGTGGCTGGAATCCCTGCTGTTCCTCACGGTCCGCATGGCATACACCTCCGACCCGCAGCCGCTCACGTGGCGCGGCCTCGGGCAGCGCGTCGCCGCGTTCCCCGCCACGCTGCGCTGGGCCTTCACGCACTTCTACAAGGTCTGGGGCCTGATCGGCCTCGCCCTGTACGCCGGCGCCCTGTACGCCGCCTCCCGTCAGACCGGACCCGTCGTGTTCGTGGCGCTCCTTGCGTACCCGCTCGTGCTGGGCGTCGTCCGGTACGTCCTCGTGGTCCTGTACGGCCTGCTCGAAGCGCTGACCGGCACGCTGCACGGCATCACGGACCGCGCCGTGGACCGCGTCGCGGACGCCTACGCCCGCAGCGTCGCGTACCTGTTGCCCCGCAACGGCCTCGTGATCCTCGTCGCGCTGCTGTTCCTCGCGACCATCATCATCCCGCTCAAGGGCGTGGGCTTCGCGTTCACTCCCAAGAGCGACACCGGCGAGCTGCAGGTCACGCTCACCATGCCGCCCGCCGCGAGCCTCGACCAGACGAACGGCCTCGTGAGCCGCATGGAGACGTACCTGCTCGCGCAGAAGGACCTGCGCCTCCTGTCCACCAGCGTCAATGCCACCACCGCCACCCTCGACATCACCCTCGTCCCCAAGACGCAGCGTGACCCCATCGATACGGTCGTCGAACGCTACAACGCCGCGCTGCAGCCCATGGCAGCCCGCGTGACCGGCACGAACCTCGTGGTCGGCGTGCAGCAGGCCGGACCCGGCGGCAGCTACGACGTCTCGCTCGCCCTCACCGCGCCCAACCAGACGCTCCTGCAGCAGCGCAACCGCGACGTGGTCGCCCTGTTCAGCCGCGACGCGCAGGTCAGCGTCGTCAAGAGCAGCCTCTCCGAAACGAAACAGGAACGCAACTTCGTGCCGTCCAGCGCGCAGCTCGCCGGGACGGGCCTCACCGTCAACGACATCGCCAGCGCCCTGCGCAGCTACAACAACGGCACCACCGCAGGCACCCTCCGCGACGGCGACGACAGCATCGACATCGTCGTGCGACTCGACCCGGCCCTCGTCGCGGGCGACCAGGCCCTCCTGTCGCAGACCGTGTACTCGCAGGCGCTCGGCGCGAACCTCCCGCTCGGCTCGCTCGGCCGCTTCCAGCTGCAGCAGGCGCCCGCCACCATCAACCGCTACAACAAGGCGTACACCGCCACCATCAACCTCAACCTCAAGAAGGGCGCCCCCAGCCCCTTCCAGTACCAGACGACCCTCATCAAGAAAGCCGAAACCGCCGGATACCTGCAGGGCGGCGTCACGCTCGGCAACGCCAGCGCCTTCGGTTCCGCCGGACTGACGGGCGACCTCGTCTTCTACGGCCCGCTCGTCATCCTGCTCGCCGTGCTCCTCACGTACCTCGTGCTCGGCAGTCAGTTCAACAGCTTCCGCTACCCGCTGTACCTGCAGCTGCCCGTCCCGCTCGCCATCGTGGGCGGCGTGTGGGCCCTGTACCTCTTCAAGACGAACCTCGACGTCATCACGATCCTCGGCATGGTGATCCTGCTCGGCCTCGCCACCAAGAACGCCATCCTGTACCTGGAGTTCGTGGTGGAACGCATGCACACGCAGAGCATCTACGACGCGCTCGTCGAATCCGCCCGCCTGCGCTTCCGGCCGATCCTCATGACGACCCTCACGGTCCTCGTGATCAGCATCCCGCTCGTGTTCGGGCAGGGCGAAGGCGCCGAGTTCCGGCGCGGCCTGGGCATCGTGATCCTGGGCGGCGTCATCACCAGCACCCTGCTGACGTTCTACGTCGTGCCCGCCGTGTTCTACCGCTTCGAACGCAACCGCAGCGGCAAACGCCGCGAGGAGGACGACACGCGCCCCCTCCCGGACGGCATGCTCCCCACCGACTGA
- a CDS encoding AAA family ATPase, which translates to MPPTLILVTGLPASGKTHLATRVARTFGLPLVSKDEYEETLHDHLPTLTQAQSRPLSFALMYRVAHVILSAGGHAVMETHFYRGVSEAPILDLLTQTGADLLQVFCHAPLEVILARHEARVALGQHPHLYRPWPALAALPPHMCSEPLALQGPLLRVDTTVPGGEDRAAAWLRHHLPPARQALRSLPARAWSDP; encoded by the coding sequence ATGCCGCCCACCCTGATCCTCGTCACGGGCCTCCCCGCCTCCGGCAAGACGCACCTCGCGACCCGCGTCGCCCGGACATTCGGGCTCCCGCTCGTCAGCAAGGACGAGTACGAGGAAACGCTGCACGACCACCTGCCCACACTCACGCAGGCGCAGTCCCGGCCGCTCAGCTTCGCGCTGATGTACCGCGTGGCGCACGTCATCCTCTCGGCGGGCGGGCACGCCGTCATGGAGACGCACTTCTACCGCGGCGTGAGCGAGGCTCCCATCCTCGACCTGCTCACGCAGACGGGCGCGGACCTGCTGCAGGTGTTCTGCCACGCCCCGCTCGAAGTCATCCTCGCGCGGCACGAGGCGCGCGTGGCGCTCGGGCAGCACCCGCACCTGTACCGCCCCTGGCCTGCCCTGGCGGCCCTCCCGCCGCACATGTGCAGCGAACCGCTCGCGCTGCAAGGACCGCTCCTGCGGGTGGACACCACCGTGCCGGGCGGCGAGGACCGGGCCGCCGCGTGGCTGCGTCATCACCTGCCCCCGGCACGTCAGGCGCTCCGGTCGCTGCCCGCGCGCGCCTGGAGCGACCCGTGA
- a CDS encoding LLM class flavin-dependent oxidoreductase: MSLPLSILDLVPVPSGSGSSQAIRNSVALAQAADRAGYTRYWVAEHHNMTSVVSSAPEVLLGVLATQTERIRVGSGGIMLPNHAPLKVAENFRTLEALAPGRIDLGIGRAPGTDGVTALALRGSQDALHRDDLPDQLAELRAYTGEAGYFPPSHPLGSVRATPQDVPLPPIYLLGSSTYSAQLAAQLGYGFAFAYHFSAANAAEAMRLYRETFRPSAQLQRPHAILATVAVAADTEAEAQRLSSSIGLSFLNIRKGLSLPLPSPGEALAYPYTAQERAFVEGYAATHAVGTPGQVRAKLEALAGRYGADELMLTGAVHDPAARIRSAELIAAAFGLTGAAQAVREPVLAS; encoded by the coding sequence ATGTCTCTTCCCCTGTCCATTCTTGATCTGGTTCCGGTGCCTTCGGGGTCCGGGAGTTCGCAGGCCATCCGGAACTCGGTGGCGCTCGCGCAGGCTGCCGACCGCGCCGGGTACACCCGGTACTGGGTGGCGGAGCACCACAACATGACGTCCGTGGTGAGCAGCGCGCCGGAAGTGCTGCTCGGCGTGCTGGCCACGCAGACGGAACGCATCCGTGTGGGGTCGGGCGGCATCATGCTGCCGAACCACGCGCCGCTGAAGGTCGCGGAGAACTTCCGGACGCTGGAGGCGCTCGCGCCGGGCCGCATCGACCTGGGGATCGGGCGGGCGCCCGGCACGGACGGCGTGACGGCCCTCGCGCTGCGCGGCTCGCAGGACGCCCTGCACCGCGACGACCTGCCGGACCAGCTGGCGGAACTGCGCGCGTACACCGGAGAGGCCGGGTACTTCCCGCCGTCGCATCCGCTCGGGTCGGTGCGTGCGACGCCGCAGGACGTGCCGCTGCCGCCCATCTACCTGCTCGGGTCGAGCACGTACAGCGCGCAGCTGGCCGCGCAGCTCGGGTACGGGTTCGCGTTCGCGTACCACTTCAGCGCGGCGAACGCGGCCGAAGCGATGCGGCTGTACCGTGAGACGTTCCGCCCGTCCGCGCAGCTGCAGCGCCCGCACGCGATCCTGGCGACCGTGGCGGTCGCGGCCGACACCGAAGCCGAAGCGCAGCGCCTGTCGTCGTCCATCGGGCTGTCGTTCCTGAACATCCGCAAGGGCCTCAGCCTGCCGCTCCCCAGTCCAGGGGAGGCGCTCGCGTACCCGTACACGGCGCAGGAGCGGGCGTTCGTGGAGGGGTACGCGGCCACGCACGCGGTCGGCACGCCCGGTCAGGTGCGCGCGAAGCTGGAGGCGCTCGCCGGGCGGTACGGCGCGGACGAACTCATGCTGACGGGCGCCGTGCACGACCCGGCTGCCCGCATCCGTTCGGCGGAACTCATCGCGGCTGCCTTCGGCCTGACCGGCGCTGCCCAGGCGGTGCGCGAACCCGTCCTGGCCAGCTGA
- a CDS encoding efflux RND transporter periplasmic adaptor subunit: MRARPLALLALSGALLLGACQKPATTDAGAASSTGASAASGTAKPAATGNNLDAAPAKSAALNVRTVTAASGTLNVTRTASGTVKSSHDSNVAAQASGTVSRVLVQVGDRVGSGQAVLVLDDTTLRQNLSTARLQLQNAQINLSQASRNAGQNTTQLNATVQSARANLQKTQQTVTANRDLFRLGGISQADLTASEAQLAQAQADLAQAQNSAAQNGQSGAGSIALLQNQVQQAQASVTQAQDNLSKATIRAPFAGVIATLPVEVGESVQNGATAFRLVDPRALTVEFNVAPSDAASFTRGTGINIQYGDRKLTGRVREGDRVAGTDRLVPISVRLDSSDGLPVGAPVQVRYTLKLGGGLKVPVDAIQQTGGQNVVYVASGNVARLTSVQIVTQSGSTAIVSGLNEGDRVIDPIPPSLGDGSSIQADGTGSTGGNP, encoded by the coding sequence ATGCGCGCCCGCCCCCTCGCCCTGCTCGCCCTGAGCGGCGCCCTGCTGCTCGGCGCGTGCCAGAAGCCCGCCACCACCGACGCCGGCGCAGCCAGCAGCACCGGTGCCAGCGCGGCCAGCGGCACCGCCAAACCCGCCGCGACCGGCAACAACCTCGACGCGGCCCCCGCCAAGAGCGCCGCCCTGAACGTCCGCACCGTGACCGCCGCGAGCGGCACCCTCAACGTCACGCGCACCGCCAGCGGCACCGTCAAATCCAGCCACGACAGCAACGTCGCCGCGCAGGCGTCCGGCACCGTCAGCCGCGTCCTCGTGCAGGTCGGCGACCGCGTCGGCAGCGGCCAGGCGGTCCTCGTGCTGGACGACACCACCCTCCGCCAGAACCTCAGCACCGCCCGCCTGCAGCTGCAGAACGCGCAGATCAACCTGTCGCAGGCGAGCCGCAACGCCGGACAGAACACCACGCAGCTGAACGCCACCGTCCAGAGCGCCCGCGCGAACCTCCAGAAGACCCAGCAGACCGTCACCGCCAACCGCGACCTGTTCCGGCTGGGCGGCATCTCGCAGGCGGACCTGACGGCCAGCGAAGCGCAGCTCGCGCAGGCACAGGCAGACCTCGCGCAGGCACAGAACAGCGCCGCCCAGAACGGCCAGAGCGGCGCGGGCAGCATCGCCCTGCTGCAGAACCAGGTGCAGCAGGCGCAGGCGAGCGTCACGCAGGCGCAGGACAACCTGAGCAAGGCCACCATCCGCGCGCCCTTCGCGGGCGTGATCGCCACCCTGCCTGTCGAGGTGGGCGAGAGCGTCCAGAACGGCGCGACCGCCTTCCGCCTCGTCGACCCGCGCGCCCTGACCGTCGAGTTCAACGTCGCGCCCTCCGACGCGGCCAGCTTCACCCGCGGCACCGGCATCAACATCCAGTACGGCGACCGCAAGCTCACGGGCCGCGTTCGCGAGGGCGACCGCGTGGCCGGCACGGACCGCCTCGTGCCGATCAGCGTCCGCCTGGACAGCAGCGACGGCCTGCCCGTCGGCGCGCCCGTCCAGGTCCGCTACACCCTCAAGCTCGGCGGCGGCCTCAAGGTCCCCGTGGACGCCATCCAGCAGACCGGCGGGCAGAACGTCGTGTACGTCGCGAGCGGCAACGTCGCCCGCCTCACCAGCGTGCAGATCGTCACGCAGTCCGGCAGCACCGCCATCGTCAGCGGCCTGAACGAAGGGGACCGCGTCATCGACCCCATCCCGCCCAGCCTCGGCGACGGCAGCAGCATCCAGGCGGACGGCACCGGCAGTACCGGAGGCAACCCGTGA